A single window of Streptomyces aquilus DNA harbors:
- the narI gene encoding respiratory nitrate reductase subunit gamma, which produces MTTLLWGVLPYVAIALLVAGLVWRYRYDKFGWTTRSSQVYESKLLDIASPAFHYGILFVLAGHVVGLFIPMSWTDKVGISEHTYHLFSLYGGTAAGVLTVAGILLLVYRRRTRAPVFRATTANDKLMYLVLLGAIALGMIAKLTHASGDGYNYRESVAPWARSLFTLQPDIDRMHGVPVLYQVHAVIGMALIAFVPYSRLVHMFSAPVRYLFRPYIVYRSRDPRQLGPRPERRGWEKTGS; this is translated from the coding sequence ATGACCACACTCCTCTGGGGCGTGCTGCCGTACGTCGCCATCGCCCTGCTCGTCGCCGGACTCGTCTGGCGCTACCGCTACGACAAGTTCGGCTGGACGACGCGCAGTTCACAGGTCTACGAGTCGAAGCTGCTCGACATCGCCTCCCCGGCCTTCCACTACGGCATCCTCTTCGTGCTGGCCGGGCACGTCGTGGGGCTGTTCATCCCGATGTCGTGGACCGACAAGGTCGGGATCAGCGAGCACACGTACCACCTGTTCTCGCTCTACGGCGGCACCGCGGCCGGTGTCCTCACCGTCGCCGGGATCCTGCTGCTCGTCTACCGCCGTCGGACGCGGGCCCCCGTCTTCCGCGCGACCACCGCCAACGACAAGCTCATGTACCTGGTACTGCTCGGCGCGATCGCGCTGGGCATGATCGCCAAACTCACCCACGCCTCCGGCGACGGCTACAACTACCGTGAGTCCGTCGCCCCTTGGGCCCGCAGCCTGTTCACCCTCCAGCCGGACATCGACCGCATGCACGGGGTACCGGTGCTGTACCAGGTCCACGCGGTGATCGGGATGGCCCTGATCGCGTTCGTGCCGTACAGCAGGCTGGTCCATATGTTCAGCGCGCCGGTGCGGTACCTGTTCCGGCCGTACATCGTGTACCGCAGCCGCGACCCCAGACAGCTGGGGCCGCGTCCGGAGCGGCGGGGCTGGGAGAAGACGGGGTCATAG
- a CDS encoding nitrate reductase subunit alpha, protein MTDTQTPPTEPGAALLKAGRFFRPGVPAPDLHSIELSGGREADAFYRDRWSHDKVVNSTHGVNCTGSCRWKVYVKDGIITWETQQTDYPSVGPDRPEYEPRGCPRGAAFSWYTYSPTRVRYPYVRGVLLDLYREALARTGDPVLAWADIQNDPERRRRYQQARGKGGLVRATWDEAVEIVAAAHVHTIKTYGPDRIAGFSPIPAMSMVSHAAGARFHSLIGAPMLSFYDWYADLPVASPQVFGDQTDVPESGDWWDAAYLMMWGSNVPVTRTPDAHWMAEARYRGQKVVVVAPDYADNAKFADEWLHPHPGTDGALALAMGHVVLKEFFVDRETPFFTDYVKRFTDLPFLVTLTEKDGALVPAKFLRATDLGQEGEGAEWKTVVLDAASGRAVVPNGSLGFRWTESGKGRWNLELGPIEPTLTLHGQNIASGVEVLLPRFDTEGGEHGQGRGDVVRRGVPATRLGGPDGPLVTTVYDLLLAQYGIERPDLPGSWPASYEDAEAPGTPAWQEVHTSVPAAKCVKIAREFARTAERSKGRCMILMGAGTNHWFHSETIYRAFLALLQLTGCQGRNGGGWAHYVGQEKCRPVTGWATLAAASDWSRPPRQMIGTAYWFLNTDQWRYDHFTADVLSSPLGEGRFKGMTGADCLALSARSGWMPSYPTFDRNPLELGEAFGDPVAKAVAELRAGTLNFACEDPDAPENWPRVLTLWRANLLGSSAKGAEYFTRHLLGTHSSLSAQEAEPHERPRDVTWRDEAPEGKLDLLLSLDFRQTSSTLLSDVVLPAATWYEKHDLSSTDMHPYVHSFTPAVDPPWQARTDFDTFRALADRLSEMAVLHLGTRKDLVASPLQHDTPGETAQPGGVVLDWKRGECDPVPGKTMPNLTVVERDYTMIGAKFRALGPLVEQLGLPCKGIALEPDEEVRHLAELNGTGYAGRPSIDTAVKAANTILALSGTTNGRLATQGFHTLEARTGQEMAHLAAEHEGKRITYADTQAAPVPVITSPEWSGSESGGRRYTAFTLNTEHLKPWHTLTGRQHFFLDHDWIHELGEALPVYRPPLDMNRLFGEPQLGPDGQREVTVRYLTPHNKWSIHSEYQDNLFMLALSRGGQSIWMSPQDADAIGVEDDDWIEAVNRNGVVVARAIVSHRMPAGTVYMHHAQERTVNVPTTEATGKRGGIHNSLTRLILKPSHLIGGYAQLSWAFNYLGPTGNQRDEVTVIRRRSQEVEY, encoded by the coding sequence GTGACCGACACCCAGACACCGCCCACCGAGCCGGGTGCGGCGCTGCTGAAGGCCGGGCGTTTCTTCCGGCCCGGCGTGCCCGCACCGGACCTGCACAGCATCGAGCTGAGCGGCGGGCGCGAGGCGGACGCCTTCTACCGGGACCGGTGGAGCCACGACAAGGTCGTGAACTCCACCCACGGGGTGAACTGCACGGGTTCCTGCCGGTGGAAGGTGTATGTCAAGGACGGCATCATCACCTGGGAGACCCAGCAGACCGACTACCCGAGCGTCGGCCCGGACCGCCCCGAGTACGAGCCGCGCGGCTGCCCCCGGGGCGCCGCGTTCTCCTGGTACACGTACTCCCCCACCCGGGTGCGCTACCCGTACGTCCGCGGGGTCCTGCTGGACCTGTACCGCGAGGCGCTCGCGAGGACCGGCGACCCGGTGCTGGCCTGGGCGGACATCCAGAACGACCCCGAGCGCCGCCGCCGCTACCAGCAGGCCCGCGGCAAGGGCGGCCTGGTCCGGGCGACCTGGGACGAGGCGGTCGAGATCGTCGCCGCGGCACACGTCCACACGATCAAGACGTACGGCCCCGACCGCATCGCCGGCTTCTCGCCCATCCCGGCGATGTCGATGGTGTCGCACGCGGCCGGAGCGCGCTTCCATTCGCTGATCGGCGCGCCCATGCTGTCGTTCTACGACTGGTACGCCGACCTTCCCGTCGCCTCCCCGCAGGTCTTCGGCGACCAGACGGACGTCCCGGAGTCGGGCGACTGGTGGGACGCCGCGTATCTGATGATGTGGGGCTCGAACGTCCCGGTGACCCGCACCCCGGACGCGCACTGGATGGCGGAGGCCCGCTATCGGGGCCAGAAGGTGGTCGTGGTCGCCCCGGACTACGCGGACAACGCCAAGTTCGCCGACGAGTGGCTGCACCCGCACCCCGGCACGGACGGGGCGCTGGCCCTGGCGATGGGGCACGTCGTCCTCAAGGAGTTCTTCGTCGACCGTGAGACACCGTTCTTCACGGACTACGTCAAGCGGTTCACCGACCTGCCGTTCCTGGTCACCCTCACCGAGAAGGACGGCGCGCTCGTCCCCGCGAAGTTCCTGCGCGCCACCGATCTCGGCCAGGAGGGCGAGGGCGCGGAGTGGAAGACGGTCGTACTGGACGCGGCGAGCGGCCGCGCGGTCGTTCCGAACGGCTCCCTGGGCTTCCGCTGGACCGAGTCGGGCAAGGGCCGCTGGAACCTCGAACTCGGCCCGATCGAACCGACGTTGACCCTGCACGGCCAGAACATCGCGAGCGGCGTCGAGGTCCTGCTCCCCCGCTTCGACACCGAGGGCGGCGAGCACGGCCAGGGCCGCGGCGACGTCGTACGCCGTGGTGTACCGGCCACCCGGCTCGGTGGTCCGGACGGTCCGCTGGTGACGACCGTGTACGACCTGCTGCTCGCCCAGTACGGCATCGAGCGCCCCGATCTGCCGGGCAGTTGGCCCGCCTCCTACGAGGACGCCGAGGCGCCCGGCACCCCGGCCTGGCAGGAGGTGCACACGTCCGTTCCCGCCGCCAAGTGCGTCAAGATCGCCCGGGAGTTCGCGCGGACCGCCGAGCGCTCCAAGGGCCGCTGCATGATCCTGATGGGCGCGGGCACCAACCACTGGTTCCACTCCGAGACCATCTACCGCGCCTTCCTGGCCCTGCTCCAGCTCACCGGCTGCCAGGGCCGCAACGGCGGCGGCTGGGCGCACTACGTCGGCCAGGAGAAGTGCCGCCCGGTCACCGGCTGGGCGACGCTGGCCGCCGCGTCGGACTGGTCGCGGCCACCGCGGCAGATGATCGGGACGGCGTACTGGTTCCTCAACACCGATCAGTGGCGCTACGACCACTTCACCGCCGACGTGCTGTCGTCGCCGCTCGGCGAGGGGCGGTTCAAGGGCATGACGGGCGCCGACTGCCTCGCCCTGTCGGCGCGTTCGGGCTGGATGCCGTCGTACCCGACCTTCGACCGCAACCCCCTGGAGCTGGGCGAGGCGTTCGGCGACCCGGTGGCGAAGGCGGTGGCCGAACTCCGCGCGGGCACCCTCAACTTCGCCTGCGAGGACCCGGACGCCCCGGAGAACTGGCCGCGCGTGCTGACGCTGTGGCGGGCCAACCTGCTCGGCTCGTCGGCGAAGGGCGCCGAGTACTTCACCCGGCATCTGCTGGGCACGCACTCGTCGTTGAGCGCCCAGGAGGCCGAGCCGCACGAACGCCCCCGGGACGTGACCTGGCGGGACGAAGCCCCCGAGGGCAAGCTCGACCTGCTGCTGTCGCTGGACTTCCGGCAGACCTCGTCGACGCTGCTGTCGGACGTCGTCCTGCCGGCGGCGACCTGGTACGAGAAGCACGACCTGTCGTCCACCGACATGCACCCCTACGTGCACTCCTTCACCCCGGCCGTGGACCCGCCCTGGCAGGCCCGCACCGACTTCGACACCTTCAGGGCGCTGGCCGACCGGCTCAGCGAGATGGCGGTCCTGCATCTGGGCACCCGCAAGGACCTGGTGGCGTCGCCGTTGCAGCACGACACCCCGGGCGAGACCGCCCAGCCCGGCGGGGTGGTCCTGGACTGGAAACGCGGCGAGTGCGACCCGGTACCCGGGAAGACGATGCCGAACCTGACGGTCGTCGAGCGGGACTACACGATGATCGGCGCCAAGTTCCGGGCCCTCGGCCCGCTGGTCGAGCAACTGGGCCTGCCCTGCAAGGGCATCGCCCTCGAACCGGACGAAGAGGTCCGGCACCTGGCCGAGTTGAACGGCACCGGCTACGCGGGCCGTCCCTCGATCGACACCGCCGTGAAGGCCGCGAACACCATCCTCGCCCTGTCCGGCACCACCAACGGCCGCCTCGCCACCCAGGGTTTCCACACCCTGGAGGCGCGCACCGGGCAGGAGATGGCCCACCTGGCCGCCGAGCACGAGGGCAAGCGGATCACGTACGCCGACACCCAGGCGGCGCCCGTCCCGGTCATCACCTCACCGGAGTGGTCGGGCAGCGAGTCCGGTGGCCGCAGGTACACGGCGTTCACGCTCAACACCGAGCACCTCAAGCCCTGGCACACCCTCACCGGCCGCCAGCACTTCTTCCTCGACCACGACTGGATCCACGAGCTGGGCGAGGCGCTCCCGGTCTACCGGCCGCCCCTCGACATGAACAGGCTGTTCGGCGAACCACAGCTGGGCCCGGACGGACAGCGTGAGGTGACGGTCCGTTACCTCACCCCGCACAACAAGTGGTCCATCCACTCCGAGTACCAGGACAACCTGTTCATGCTCGCCCTCTCCCGCGGCGGCCAGTCCATCTGGATGTCCCCGCAGGACGCCGACGCCATCGGCGTCGAGGACGACGACTGGATCGAGGCCGTCAACCGCAACGGCGTGGTCGTGGCCCGCGCGATCGTCTCGCACCGGATGCCGGCCGGCACGGTCTACATGCACCACGCGCAGGAGCGCACGGTCAACGTGCCGACGACGGAGGCCACCGGCAAGCGCGGCGGCATCCACAACTCGCTGACCCGGCTGATCCTCAAGCCGTCCCATCTCATCGGCGGCTACGCCCAGTTGAGCTGGGCGTTCAACTACCTGGGCCCCACGGGCAACCAGCGCGACGAGGTGACGGTCATCCGCCGCCGCAGCCAGGAGGTCGAGTACTGA
- a CDS encoding SAM-dependent methyltransferase, with protein sequence MTGPEAAPTILDTTRPHPARVYDWWLGGKDNYPVDEELARRILASDGTVVRGARANRRFMHRAVRTAAEAGIRQFLDIGTGIPTEPNLHQVAQEVAPDARVVYVDNDPIVLRHAQALLHSTAEGATNYVHADVRDPDTILRLAADTLDFSRPVALSLVALTHYLGEDPDGDDVYGLLERYTAELAPGSYVILSQVTPDLSPEAVGKAAEHFRASGTPFHPRSLPEFSRFFSGLELLGPGVIPVTGWRPEPVDVEAQAEGVVPVYAGVARKP encoded by the coding sequence ATGACCGGACCGGAAGCCGCGCCCACCATCCTCGACACCACCCGGCCGCATCCGGCCCGCGTGTACGACTGGTGGCTCGGCGGCAAGGACAACTACCCGGTGGACGAGGAGCTGGCCCGCCGGATCCTCGCCTCGGACGGCACGGTGGTGCGCGGGGCGCGCGCCAACCGCCGGTTCATGCACCGGGCGGTCCGGACGGCCGCCGAGGCGGGCATCCGCCAGTTCCTCGACATCGGCACCGGCATCCCGACCGAACCGAACCTCCACCAGGTCGCCCAGGAGGTCGCCCCGGACGCGCGCGTCGTGTACGTCGACAACGACCCGATCGTCCTGCGCCACGCCCAGGCCCTCCTGCACAGCACCGCCGAGGGCGCCACGAACTACGTGCACGCCGATGTCCGCGACCCGGACACCATCCTGCGCCTGGCCGCGGACACCCTGGACTTCTCGCGGCCCGTCGCCCTGTCCCTGGTGGCGCTCACCCACTACCTCGGCGAGGACCCGGACGGCGACGACGTGTACGGCCTGCTGGAGCGGTACACCGCCGAGCTCGCCCCCGGCAGCTACGTGATCCTCTCCCAGGTCACCCCCGACCTGAGCCCGGAGGCCGTCGGGAAGGCCGCCGAGCACTTCCGGGCGAGCGGTACGCCGTTCCACCCGCGCTCGCTGCCCGAGTTCTCGCGCTTCTTTTCCGGTCTGGAGCTGCTCGGCCCGGGCGTGATCCCGGTGACCGGCTGGCGTCCGGAGCCCGTCGACGTCGAGGCTCAGGCCGAAGGCGTCGTACCGGTCTACGCGGGGGTCGCCCGCAAGCCCTGA
- the narH gene encoding nitrate reductase subunit beta has protein sequence MAQIAMVMNLDKCIGCHTCSVTCKQAWTNRQGMEYVWFNNVETRPGQGYPRRYEDQEKWRGGWELNRRGALKLKAGGRFHKLLGIFSNPRLPEIKDYYEPWTYDYKNLTDAPLGDDFPVARPVSQIDGKPMKIEWSSNWDDNLAGAPAYGDLDPMVERTRQQAAEKVKFEFEQTFMFYLPRICEHCLNPSCVASCPSGAMYKRAEDGIVLVDQDHCRGWRMCVTGCPYKKVYFNHRTGKAEKCTLCYPRVEVGLPTVCSETCVGRLRYLGVILYDADKVTAAASTPDEQGLYEAQLGVFLDPDDPAVQRAAEAAGIPYDWMEAARRSPVRALISKYKVALPLHPEYRTMPMVWYIPPLSPVVDALTETGHDGEDAGNLFGAIDTLRIPLEYLAEVFTAGDTAPVRASLEKLAAMRAHMRAINLGEDPDPAVTEAVGMKPAEIEEMYRLLAIAKYEDRYVIPTAAVGDARRLEESALPEGCSLEYEGGPGMGGDGPFGQDSGQRKLLPVVSVENFHGLRRRQTSDDPADAEEV, from the coding sequence ATGGCTCAGATCGCGATGGTCATGAACCTCGACAAGTGCATCGGCTGCCACACCTGCTCGGTGACCTGCAAGCAAGCGTGGACCAACCGGCAGGGCATGGAGTACGTCTGGTTCAACAACGTCGAGACCCGCCCCGGGCAGGGCTATCCACGCCGCTACGAGGACCAGGAGAAGTGGCGCGGCGGCTGGGAGCTCAACAGACGGGGCGCGCTGAAGCTCAAGGCGGGCGGCCGCTTCCACAAGCTCCTCGGCATCTTCTCCAACCCCAGGCTCCCGGAGATCAAGGACTACTACGAGCCCTGGACCTACGACTACAAGAACCTCACCGACGCCCCGCTCGGCGACGACTTCCCGGTGGCCCGGCCGGTGTCGCAGATCGACGGCAAGCCGATGAAGATCGAGTGGTCGTCGAACTGGGACGACAACCTCGCGGGCGCCCCCGCCTACGGCGACCTCGACCCGATGGTCGAGCGCACCCGGCAACAGGCAGCGGAGAAGGTGAAGTTCGAGTTCGAGCAGACCTTCATGTTCTATCTGCCGCGCATCTGCGAGCACTGCCTCAACCCGTCCTGCGTCGCCTCGTGCCCGTCCGGCGCGATGTACAAGAGGGCGGAGGACGGCATCGTCCTGGTCGACCAGGACCACTGCCGGGGCTGGCGGATGTGCGTGACCGGCTGCCCCTACAAGAAGGTCTACTTCAACCACCGCACCGGCAAGGCCGAGAAGTGCACGCTCTGCTACCCGCGCGTCGAGGTGGGGCTGCCGACGGTCTGCTCGGAGACCTGCGTGGGCCGTCTGCGCTATCTCGGCGTGATCCTCTACGACGCCGACAAGGTGACGGCCGCGGCCTCCACACCCGACGAACAGGGCCTGTACGAGGCCCAGTTGGGAGTCTTCCTCGACCCGGACGATCCCGCGGTGCAGCGGGCGGCCGAGGCGGCGGGGATCCCGTACGACTGGATGGAGGCGGCCCGCCGCTCCCCCGTGCGCGCGCTGATCAGCAAGTACAAGGTCGCCCTGCCGCTGCATCCCGAGTACCGCACGATGCCGATGGTCTGGTACATCCCGCCGCTGTCGCCGGTCGTGGACGCGCTGACGGAGACCGGGCACGACGGTGAGGACGCGGGCAACCTCTTCGGCGCGATCGACACGCTCCGCATCCCGCTGGAGTACCTCGCCGAGGTCTTCACCGCGGGCGACACCGCGCCCGTGCGGGCGTCCCTGGAGAAGCTCGCCGCGATGCGCGCCCACATGCGCGCCATCAACCTCGGCGAGGACCCCGACCCCGCCGTCACCGAGGCGGTGGGCATGAAGCCCGCCGAGATCGAGGAGATGTACCGGCTGCTGGCGATCGCCAAGTACGAGGACCGGTACGTCATCCCGACCGCCGCCGTGGGCGACGCCCGCCGTCTGGAGGAGTCGGCGCTGCCGGAGGGGTGCAGCCTCGAGTACGAGGGCGGGCCCGGCATGGGCGGCGACGGGCCGTTCGGCCAGGACTCCGGGCAGCGCAAGCTGCTGCCGGTGGTGTCCGTGGAGAACTTCCACGGACTGCGCCGCCGCCAGACGTCCGACGACCCCGCCGACGCCGAGGAGGTCTGA
- the narJ gene encoding nitrate reductase molybdenum cofactor assembly chaperone — translation MPSYAVLYQAAALCLTYPDDDFRARLPLLREAAPQLREFTDHAAVTPAQELAAHYVQVFDFKNRHSLYLSWWQDGDTRRRGMSLVRFKDVYRAAGLEFTGEELPDFLPAVLEFASRTGNTDLLTEHRDGLEQLRSRLTAFGTPYASVLDAVCAILPTRTGVR, via the coding sequence ATGCCGTCGTACGCCGTGCTGTACCAGGCAGCAGCGCTCTGTCTGACGTACCCCGACGACGACTTCCGCGCCCGGCTGCCGCTGCTGCGCGAAGCGGCCCCGCAGCTGCGGGAGTTCACGGACCACGCGGCGGTGACCCCGGCGCAGGAACTGGCCGCGCACTACGTCCAGGTCTTCGACTTCAAGAACCGGCACAGCCTGTACCTGAGTTGGTGGCAGGACGGGGACACCCGGCGGCGCGGCATGTCGCTGGTCCGCTTCAAGGACGTCTACCGGGCCGCCGGTCTCGAATTCACCGGCGAGGAGCTGCCCGACTTCCTGCCCGCGGTGCTGGAGTTCGCGTCCCGCACCGGAAACACCGACCTGCTCACCGAGCACCGGGACGGCCTGGAGCAGTTGCGCTCCCGGCTCACCGCCTTCGGGACCCCGTACGCGTCCGTCCTGGACGCCGTATGCGCCATACTGCCGACCCGCACCGGGGTGCGCTGA
- a CDS encoding helix-turn-helix domain-containing protein, producing MSERRPAPTVGQVVLGKRLQELREAAGLKREEAAKVLRVAPATVRRMEMAEVALKIPYVQLLLSTYGVSEEETDAFVALAEEANQPGWWQRFHDVLPDWFSLYVSLEGAARIIRSYEPHFVPGLLQTEAYARAVMEAGTIAQAGPDTVERHVALRMTRQQLLERPDPPHLWVIMDETVLARPVGHGGEVMREQLDKLLEFAERDRITLQIAEFAAGPHPGTYAPFSLFRFAEPELPDMAFTEYLTGALYLDSRKEVSLHLEVLDHMTARAASAERTKKILRERRATY from the coding sequence GTGAGTGAGCGGCGGCCTGCGCCCACGGTGGGTCAGGTGGTGCTCGGCAAGCGGCTCCAGGAGCTGCGGGAGGCGGCCGGGCTGAAGCGCGAGGAGGCCGCGAAGGTCCTGCGCGTGGCTCCGGCGACCGTGCGGCGCATGGAGATGGCCGAGGTCGCCCTGAAGATCCCCTACGTGCAGCTGCTGTTGTCGACGTACGGCGTCTCCGAGGAGGAGACGGACGCGTTCGTCGCGCTGGCCGAGGAGGCGAACCAGCCGGGCTGGTGGCAGCGGTTCCACGACGTGCTGCCGGACTGGTTCAGCCTGTACGTGAGCCTGGAGGGCGCGGCCCGCATCATCCGCTCCTACGAGCCGCACTTCGTGCCGGGCCTGCTCCAGACCGAGGCGTACGCGCGTGCCGTGATGGAGGCGGGGACGATCGCGCAGGCCGGCCCGGACACCGTCGAGCGGCATGTGGCCCTGCGGATGACCCGCCAGCAGCTCCTGGAGCGCCCCGACCCGCCCCACCTGTGGGTGATCATGGACGAGACGGTGCTGGCCCGGCCGGTCGGCCACGGCGGCGAGGTCATGCGGGAGCAGCTGGACAAGCTGCTGGAGTTCGCCGAGCGCGACCGGATCACGCTGCAGATAGCCGAGTTCGCCGCGGGCCCGCACCCGGGGACGTACGCCCCCTTCTCCCTCTTCCGCTTCGCCGAGCCCGAACTGCCCGACATGGCGTTCACCGAGTACCTGACCGGCGCCCTGTATCTGGACTCCCGCAAGGAGGTCTCCCTGCATCTGGAGGTCCTGGACCACATGACGGCGCGCGCCGCGTCGGCCGAGCGCACCAAGAAGATCCTCAGGGAACGTCGCGCCACCTATTGA